In Nocardioides sp. WS12, the DNA window CTGATTGCAGCGATCGTTCTTTCGGCACTGCTGGCGCGGGCGCCGCGGACTCGCTTCACCCGCAACGAACTGATGCTGCTGGTCGGCTGCGGCGTCGCGTGGTTCGGCATCTACAACCTCGCCCTCAACGACAGCGAGCGTCGGATCGACGCCGCCACGGCCGCGATGGTCGTGCAGGTCGGGCCGATCCTGATCGCCCTGTTCGCTGCGCTCTTCCTCGGCGAGCGGCTCACGGGCTGGCTGCTGGTCGGGATGGCCATCGCCTTCGGCGGCGTGGTCGTGATCGGCAGCGCGATGCGGGGCGAGGGCGGCTCCGACCTCGACGGGGTCCTGCTCGCCCTGCTCGCCGCGGCGACGTACGCGATCGGGGTGGTGTGCCAGAAGGTGCTGCTCCGGCGGCTCTCCGGGCTCGAGGTGACCTGTTACGCCTGCTGGATCGGCGCAATCGTCTGCCTGCCGTGGGTCGGTGACCTGGGTGACGTGATCCGGAACGGCAGCACCGACACGTTGCTGTGGATCGCCTACCTGGGCGTCTTCCCGACGGCGATTGCGTTCAGCACTTGGGCCTTCGCGCTGCGTTACACCGACGCCGGCAAGCAGGCGCTGACCACCTTCTTGGTGCCGGCCATCGCGACCGTGATGGCGTGGGTCCTGCTCGACGAGGTGCCGCCGGCGCTGGCGTTCGCTGGTGGTGCGCTCTGTGTCGTCGGGGTGCTGGTGACGCGGCGGAAGCCCCGTGTTGCCGCACCCATCGGCTAGTACGACTGCCCGTTCGCGTAGCGCTCGCGGCGGAAGTGCCGCCCCTTGCCACGATTCCTGTTCTTGAACGTCGGCAGTTGCGAGTCGCAGTTCGGGCAGATCATGCGCAGGTTCTCGCGGCGGTTGTTGGCAGCATCGCCGTCGATGTGGTCGAGGACGAAGACCAAGGGCTGGCCGTTCCACTCCTCGACGATCCCGCAGATCTCGCAGCAGCCGTCCTGTGCGTCCAGGAGGTATCGGCGAACGTAGTGGCCGCGTTGGCCGGTGGCTCGTGCGTGGCCGGTGGCCAACCACTCTGCGGTCTTGGCAGTGCGTTCAAGCGACCGTTGGCAGGCGACGCTGCAGTACACCTTCTGGCTTGGTTTGGTCATCGAGGTGCCGCACCCGAGACAGGTTCGCATGGTGACAAGACTAGGAACGACCGCCGACACAAGGAGGGGCGAAGACCTTTGGGGCCGGTGACAGGAATCGAACCTGCGACCCTCTTATTACAAGTAAGACGCTCTGCCAACTGAGCTACACCGGCCTGCGCCCATCACTGAGCACCGGAGCATCCTAGTCAGCGCAGTTGCCGCACCTCGAACCGCTCCGGCGGTACGGCGATCGCGTCCCTGCGGAGTTGGTGCTCCAACGGCCCTGCGTACCGTTCGCCCATGACCGATCGGCCGCCGCGCAGGGTCCTCGCGACTCTTTGCGTGACGGTGACGGTCAGCTACGGCACGCTCTACTACGCCTTCGCCGTGCTGGCGCCCACGATCTCGACCGACACCGGGTGGTCCCTGACCGCGATCACCGCCGCGTTCTCCGCCGGGAGTCTCGCCACCGGAGTGGCCGGGATCCCGGCGGGGCGGGCGATCCAGGCGGGCGGCCCGCGCAAGGTCATGGTGGCCGGCGGATGTGTCGGTGCGGCGGGACTGCTGCTCGTGGCGGTCGCGCCGACGTACCCGCTCTTCCTCGTGGCCATGGTCGTGTGCGGCACGGGTGGGGCCGGCCTGTTCTACGCGCCCGCGTTTGCCGCGATCACCCACTGGTACGGCGCGCGCCGGGTCGAGGCGCTGACGGCGCTCACGCTCGTGGCGGGCTTCGCCAGCACCATCTTCGCGCCGACGACGACCCTGCTGGCCGAGCGCACCTCGTGGCGCACCACCTACCTGATGCTGGCTGTGCTCCTCCTGGTCGTCGCGGTACCGCTGCACCACTTCGCGCTCCGGCTTGCCTGGCAGCCGGTGGAGGCGGGGCACCATGCGGCCACCGACCGCGACGTCGTCACCAGCGCCGCCTTCGTGCTCGTCGCGATCGGTTTCACCCTGGCCACCCTGGCGATGTATGCGTCGATCGTGGCGTTCGTGCCGCTCCTGATCGAGCGCGACCTCACTCCTGGGCTCGCCGCCTGGGCGCTCGGTCTCGGAGGAGCCGGGCAGGTCGTCGGGCGCCTCGCCTACCCGGCACTCAGCCGGACGCTCGGACTGCGAGCCCGGGTCGGCCTGATGACCTCCGCGCTGGCGGTGACCATCGCCGTGTTCGCGGTCGTGCCGGGTCCGGCGTCGCTGCTCGTGCTCGGTGCCGTCGTGGCCGGCGCTGCCCGTGGGCTCTTCACGCTCGTGGGCGCGCTGCTGGTCACCGACCTGTGGGGGCCGGAGCGCTACGCAACCCTCAATGGAGTCCTCGGCGCGCCCGTCGCCGTGGCCACGGCCGTCGGGCCGTTCGTGGGTGCCGGTCTGGCCGAGGTGGCCGGTGGTTATCCGGTCACGTTCGCTGTGCTGGGTGGCATCGCCGCCGTGGGCGCGGTGCTGTCCGTCGCGGCTGTGGGGATGGTCGAGCGCTGACGGTCGCGCTCACCGCAGTTGCCGCACCTCGAACCGCTCCGGGGGAGCGGCAATCGCGTCCTGTGCGGCTATCAGTTGGAGCTCGCGTGTTCCGGCAGCCAGGGTGCGCTCGAGGACGGTGAAGACCGACGAGGTGGTCAGGCCCAGGGCGGTCGCGGGGGAGCCGGAGGCGTGCAGGTGCGCGAGGTACAGCGCGGCCGTCAGGTCGCCGCCACCGTTGGGCGCGATCGGCAGGACCGGGGTGGTGACGGCCCAGGCGCCGGCGTCGGAGACCGCTACGACGTCGAGGGTCTCGCTGTCGTCGTACCGGACCGAGGTGACGAGGACGTCCCGCGGCCCCCGATCGCGTACGACGTCAATAGCCGCCAGCACGTCCTCGACCGTGCGTGCTTCACGACCGGCCAGGAACTCGAGTTCGAAGTGGTTGGGCGTCAGGACGTCGGCATGGGGCACCACCTCGTCGCGCAGGTACTCCGGGATCCCGGGCCGCACGAAGATGCCGCGGCCCACGTCGCCGATGACCGGGTCGCAGCAATAGATGGCGTCGGGGTTGAGTTCCTTGACCCGGGCGACGGCTTCGAGGATGACCGCACCCATTGCAGGGTCGCCCTGGTAGCCGGACAGCACCGCGTCGGCCGACCCCAGCACGCCGCGGTCATCGATGCCGGCGATGACGTCGCGCACGTCGGCCGGGTCCAGCAGCGGGCCGCGCCAGGCGCCGTACCCGGTGTGGTTCGAGAAGTGCACCGTGAACACCGGCCAGACCTCGTGGCCGAGGCGTTGCAGCGGGAAGACCGCTGCCGAGTTGCCGACATGCCCGAACGCGACCGAGGACTGGATGGACAGGATCTTCACCGGAACATCCTCCCAAACGAAACCCTTTCGTAACGAAACTAGAACGCGTTACAGTTAGCGGACCACAGTGACGAGGGATGGGACTGGCATGGCCAAGCGCGCGAGCAAGAACAACCAGCGCAGCAGTGAAGCCGACTACGTGGTGGTCGGATCCGGGAGCTCCGGGGCGATCGTCGCGGGTCGTCTGGCCCAGTCGGGCGCGAGCGTGATCCTGCTCGAGGCGGGCAAGAGCGACGACAAGGGCCTGCACGGCTACATGTCCAAGGTTCCCGGCATGATCGGCCCGATGCACTCCGAGCCCAAGCTCGAGGCGAAGTTCGACTGGGGCTACCGCTCGGTTCCCCAGGCCGGTCTCGATGGACGCCGGATGCCCGCCCCGCGCGGCAAGGTCGGCGGCGGCTCGTCCTCGGTCAACGGCATGGTCTACGTGCGCGGCAACCGCGCCAACTACGACTCGTGGGCCGCTGAGGGCAACACGGGTTGGTCCGCCGACGACGTCAACAAGGCGTTCAAGCGCTACGAGGACTTCGAGGACGGCGAGGACGCCTACCGCGGCTCCGGAGGCCCCATCAAGATCACCCGCAACAAGACCCCGCAGGAGGCGACCCTCCAGTTCATCCAGGCCACCTCCGACACCCTCGGCGTCAAGGTCAACGACGACTACAACGGTGCCGAGCAGGAGGGCATCTCCCGGATGCAGCAGAACGCTGCGGACGGCCTGCGCTACTCCTCGACCCGCGGCTACGTGCACCACCTCAACCCGCGCACCCTCGAGTTCCAGACCGAGGTGCACGTCGAGAAGGTCGTGATCAAGGACGGCCGGGCCACCGGTGTCGAGGTCCTCGACCAGGGCAAGGGCGGCGGCACCCGCCGCTTCATCAGGGCCGGCAAGGAGGTGATCCTCTCCTCGGGGTTCATCAACAGCCCGCAGCTGCTGATGCTGTCCGGTGTCGGTCCCGCCGACCACCTGGCCTCGCTCGGCATCGAGGTGATCGCGGACCTGCCGGTGGGCGACAACCTGCACGACCACCTGTTTCACCCGCTGTCGTTCCACATCCCGAGCGTCACGTACCGCGGCAACCCGTGGACGTTCGCGAAGGGGACCGCGCGCAACCTCGCCGGTCGCAAGTCCTTCCTCGACAACTCGGTCTTCGAGTCGGTCGGGTTCATCCGCTCCGGCCTGGCGACCGATGTCCCCGACATCCAGCTGCACGCGCTGCCGTGGACCTACCCGAGCCCCAACCAGGACGAGCCGATCCGGCACATGCCCGACCCGCGTCCCGGCCTCACCGTCTTCTCGACGCTGATCTATCCGAAGAGCCGGGGCACGATCCGCCTCGCGTCCTCGGACCCGATGACCGCACCACTCATCGACTACGGCTTCTTCAGCCACCCCGACGACGTCGAGGTGCTGGCCCAGGGCACCGAGATGATCCGCGAGATCATGGCGTCCGCCGCCTTTGGTGGGGGCGTGAAGGCCGAGATCCACCCGGGTCCGTCGATCGCCAACGGCAAGGACCTGCGGGTCGCGCTCAAGCAGCGGTCCACGTCGGTCTACCACGGTGTCGGCACCTGCCGGATGGGCGTCGACGAGCGTGCGGTCGTCGGCCCGGACCTGAAGGTCCGTGGCATCGAGGGCCTGCGGGTCGCGGACGCGTCGATCATGCCGTCGATCACGGGTGGCAACACCAACGCGCCCTGCTACATGATCGGCGAGATGGCGGCCGAGATCATCCTGGGCGGGGCGAACTGGTGACCTCGTCCACGCAGGCCCCGGTCCGGCCGGCCTCGGTCACCGACGAGCTGCTCGACCGCCTGGTTGCGCGGGTCCCGGGCCGCACGGGCGTGACCTGGAAGCTGACCGAGGTCTACTCCGGTGAGGTCCTCGTCGAGCTCCCGCAGTCGACGCCCGAGGACATCGAGGCAGCGTTCGAGGAAGCGCGAGCGGCCCAGCGGCTGTGGGCCCAGTGGCCGGTGGCCAAGCGGGTCGAGGTCTTCAAGCGTGCGCACACGCTGCTGGTCGACAACGCCCACACGACCGCCGACCTGATCCAGGTCGAGAGCGGCAAGAACCGTCGGATGGCGATCGAGGAGTCCTGCGATCCGCCGATGGTGATGAGCTACTACATCAAGCGGGCGCAGAAGCTGCTCAAGCCGGCCAAGCACGCGGGGCCGGTCCCGATCATCTCCGGCTCCACCGAGGTCCGCGTCCCGAAGGGCGTCGTCGGCATCATCGCGCCGTGGAACTTCCCGTTCGCGACCGGCCTCTCCGACGCGATCCCGGCGCTGATCGCCGGCAACGCCGTCGTGGTGAAGCCGGACAACAAGACGGCCCTGTCGCCGCTCTTCGGCATCGCCCTCCTCGAGGAGGCGGGTCTGCCCAAGGGCCTGTTCCAGGTTGTCTGCGGCGAGGGACCGGACATCGGTCCGACGCTGATCGACAACGCCAACTACGTCATGTTCACCGGATCGACCGCCACCGGTCGGGTCATCGGCGAGCGTGCGGGACGCAACCTGATCGGCTGCTGCCTGGAGCTCGGTGGCAAGAACCCGATGATCGTCCTCGACGACCTCGACGAGGCGGGCGTCGCCGACTGGGTGGAGTCCGCGATCTTTGGTTGCTTCGGCAACACCGGCCAGATCTGCATGCACATCGAGCGGATCTACCTCCCCGAGAGCCGGTACGACGAGCTGCGCTCGGCGTTCGTCGAGCGGGCCCGCAACCTGGTGATCGGGGCGACGTACGACTTCGGTCCGGAGGTCGGCTCGCTCGTCAGCCCGGATCACCGCGACCGGGTCGCCTCGCACGTCGAGGATGCCGTGGCCAAGGGTGCGAAGGTGCTGATCGGTGGCCGGGCGCGCCCGGACCTCGGGCCGGCCTTCTTCGAGCCCACCGTGCTGGAGGGTGTCACCAAGGACATGCTGGCCGGCCGCACGGAGACCTTCGGTCCTGTCGTCGGGCTGTACCCGTACCGGACCCTGGACCAGGCGATCCACCTCGCCAACGACACGGACTACGGGCTCAACGCTTCGGTGTGGAGCGGCGACATCGCCCGCGCCGAGGCAGTGGCGGCCCGGATCGACTCCGGCAACGTCAACATCAACGACGCGCTCGCGACTGCCTACGCCTCGAAGGGTTCGCCCTCAGGCGGTGTGAAGAGCTCCGGCGTCGGTGCTCGCCACGGTGACCAGGGCCTGCTGAAGTACACGGACGCCAAGAACGTCGCGGTGCTCAAGAAGCAGGTCATGGGTGCCCGGCCGGGCCAGGACTACAACGCCTACGTCAAGCAGATGATGCAGTCGCTGAAGATCATGCGGAAGCTGGGTCGCTGAGGCTCAGCCAATCTGCAGCGACCGCTTCGACAGGCCCATCCAGAACCCGTCGATCACCTGGTCGCCGGGCGCGGTGGGGTCGGTGGCTGCGCCGAGGGTGACGAACAGCGGGCTGTAGTGCTCGACGGTCGGGTGGGCGTACGGCATGCCCGGCGCCTTGTCGCGGTACGACGCCAGTTCGTCCACGTCGCCGCGGGCCATCGCCTCGCCGGCCCAGGCGTCGAAGTCCTTCGACCAGCCGGGCGCCTGGGCGTCGATCTGGAAGGACTTCAGGAACGGCAGGCCGTGGGTGAGGAAGCCCGAGCCGATGATCAGTACGCCCTCGTCGCGCAGTGACTGCAGGCGGCGCCCGATCTCCATCAGGCGGCCGGGATCGTGCGTGGGCATCGACATCTGGACCACCGGGATGTCCGCCTTCGGATACATGATCTTCAGCGGCACCCAGGCGCCGTGGTCGAGGCCGCGCGAAGCGTGCTGGTGGACCGGTTCGGTCTTCGGCATCATCGCGGTGATCCGGGCTGCGAGGTCGGAGTTGTCGGGCGTCTCGTAGGTCATCTGGTAGTACTTCGGCGCGAAACCGCCGAAGTCGTAGACCAGCGGCGCGTGGTTCGCGGACAGCGAGAGCGGCGCGGATTCCCAGTGGGCGCTGACGATCAGGATCGCCTTGGGGCGCGGCAGGTCCCGGGCCCAGGTGGCCAGTTGGCTCGACCAGAGCGGGTCGTCGAGCAGCGGGGGAGCGCCGTGCCCGATGTAGAGGGCTGGCATCCGTCCAGTCGTGTCAGTGCTCATGCCTGACACAATAGTTGAAGACTCAACTATATTCCCGGGTTGCTCAGGAAGGCAGACTCCAGTTCACGGGAGTGCTGCCCTGCTCGGCGAGCAACTGGTTGGCCCGGCTGAAGGGACGGGAGCCGAAGAAGCCCTTGTGGGCCGAGAGCGGTGAGGGGTGCGCCGACTCGATCACCGGGACCGGGTCCAGGAGCGGCGCGAGTGTCCGTGCCGGATCGCCCCAGAGGATCGCGACCATCGGGGCCCCGGCCTCTGCGCGACGGGCGAGGGCCTGGATGGCACAGGCAGTGACGTCCTCCCAGCCCTGTCGCCGGTGCGCGTGCCGCTGGCCCTGCTCGACGGTGAGCACCCGGTTGAGCAGCAGCACGCCCTGCTCGGACCAGGTGGTCAGGTCGCCGTGCTCGGGCGGCACCGCCTTGAGGTCGGTGCGCATCTCCTTGTAGATGTTCTTCAGGCTCGGCGGCAGTGGCCGCACCGAGCGGTCGACGGCGAAGCAGAGTCCGATCCCGTGCCCCGGCGTGGGGTACGGGTCCTGGCCGACGATGAGCACCCGGACCTCGGCCAGCGGCCGTTCGAAGGCGCGGAAGATCAGGTCCGGCTCAGGTGCCCAGAACTTCCCTGCAGCGGTCTCCGCATCGAGGAATCGCATCACCTCGGCGATCCGGTCCTCGACCGGGGCAAGGGCGTCAGCCCAGTCAGCGGCCATGCGGCCCTGGTCGACGAGTTGAGAAAGAGAAGCACCCACAGCCGGACAGTAACGCTCGTGCGCGGCTCCCGACGCGCAGCGGTCCCCCCAGACCCCACATGTGGTGTCCGGCCGTGGTGCTGCTCCCTCTTGCCGGCTGCTTCGCGGTGGGGCGCCCCTCTCCCTCCGAGGGGCGCACCAGCACGCGTGACAGCCAGCTCCGACGCGGACTTCGAGCCCAACTGGTCCTCCGGCAGCGCTTCCTTGCGGTGCGCCAGGCCCGGTGGGGCTCCCTCCAGCGGCTTCGAGGTCCGCGTCGGTAAGGAAGAATCTACGGAACCGGGAGGGGTCCCGGGATCGGGAGCACGGCCGTCCTCTTCTAGTCCTTTGGGACTACGACGGCACGGCGATCGGCGGTACCGATCAGGGTCACTTCGACAGCGCGCGCGACGAGGCGGAACCGTGCCGACGCTTGCGGCTGGTGCCGATCGGGGCTTCCGGCTGGTTGTCCGTGGACCACTCGGTGATCCACTCGTCCATCGCCAACCACGTTGTGTGCCGGGCCGCGCGCCCCGTCAGCATGCCGAGGTGTCCGCCGGGGACGACCTCGAAGCGCACCTCCGGTGACCCCTTCAACAGCGGTACGACGGCCCGCACTGCCGGGACCGGGGCGATGCCGTCCGTGGCACCGCCGAACACCAGCACGGGGACGTCGATCTTGCCGAGGTCGATCACGCGGTCGTCGAGCTCGAACAGGCCCTGCGCGAGCTGATTGCCCTTGGCGAAGCGGTGGTAGAGCTGCCCGAACGTGCGGCCCGGGTAAGCGATCATGTTGGCGGTGAACCGGTCGACCGCCTCGACCTGCGCGAGGAACTCGCGGTCGTCGATGTGCTGGGCCAGCGCGATCGGCTTGGTCACCATCTTCTGGAAGGCGCTGAGTTGGAAGGCCCACTTCACGAGCGGCTTCGGGGCACCGCCGAGCATCTGGTAGCCCTTGGTGATCGGGCCCTTGCCGTTGAACATGTTCAGCAGTGGCCGGAGCGGGGCCAGCAGCGGCACCAGCGACACGTCGATGGGGGAGCCGACCACGGACAGCGAGGCCACCGGCAGCTTGCCGGACTTCTCGTCGGCGAGGGTCAGCAGCGAGAAGATGCCGCCGAGGCTCCAGCCGATCAGGTGCACCGGGCGTCCGCCGGCGTGTTCGGACACCTCGCGGATCGCGGTCGGCAGGACCTCGTCGACCCAGTGCTCCATGCCGAGATTGCGGTCCCGGAACGACACCTCGCCGTACTCCAGCAGGTACGTCGGCCGGCCCTCGGTGACGAAGTGCTCGACGAGCGAGCAGCCGCGGCGCAGGTCGTAGCAGAGCGCGGGCGCAGCGAGCGGCGTCACGAGCAGGACGGGGTCGCCCTTCTGGACGACGGTGCCGGCCGGTCGGTAGTGATAGACCTCGCGCAGCGTGCCTTCATCGATCAGGGTGCGCGGCATCGGACGCAGGTCGGCCAGGCCGCCGTACAACACCTTGTGGGCCACGTTGCTGGCAGCAGCAACGACCTGATCGGGGCCGGGGAGCAGACCGGCTCCCGGAACCGAACGCAGGGGGAGCAGATCCATGGGTGAACGCTACCGCGCGGAAGCCTTCCCGGCGGGCCTCGTCCGCGGCTGGCGAAGCCCGGTCACTTCCACTCGATCGAGGCCAGGGTCGCCTCGATCCATGCGCGACTGCTCGGGCCCTTCTCGAAGAAGCTGAACAGGATGTGGAAGGACACGCCGTTGTGCCGCGTGCCGAAGACGTGGACGAGCTGGCCGTTGTCGATCGTTTCGGCGGTCCACCCCTCGACGCCGTCGATGACGCGGTTCTCCCCGCGTTTCAACGGCGAGTCGACCTTGAGGGTGCGGACGCTCGCCTCGTAGTCGGTGTCGAGGTCCGTGACGTCGTCGCCCGCCTTCAGCGGGACCACGGCGGCCTCGACGTCGTACGGGTTGAGGTCAGCGTCGTAGGCGCTGGCAACGAGCTTGCCGTCGAAGTACCACTCGAGGTCACCGGGGAGGCGGAAGCTGACGTGGGCATCCTTGACGAGGGGGCCGGGCGGCGCGACATCCGTGGTGGGGCTGGAGGGCGAGGTTGCCGAGGAGTCGACCGTCGACGGCGAGGTGGCGGGTGGGTCGCTGGGACCTGCGCCCTTGTCATCGCCGTCCCCGCACGCGGTCAGGCCGGTCGCGAGGCCGATCGCGAGGATGACGGCCGGTGCCCATCGGCGGCCGCGCACGCGCATCATTTCCACTCGATCGAGGCCAGCACGGCCTCGATCCACTCAAGGGTTCGCGGGTCCTTCTTGGGGAAGCCGAAGAAGAGGTCGAAGGACACGCGATTGTGCCTCGTCCCGAACGCATAGATGAGTTGGCCGTTTTCGACAGTCTGGGCGGTCCAGCCCTCGACGCCATCGACAACGCGGTTCTCCCCGCGCTTGAGGGGCGGGTCGTAGGGAAGGTCGCCGGCGGTGACCTCGTAGTCCTTCGCGAGGTCAGCGACATCGTCCCCGGCCTGCAGAGGCACCAGGGTGGCGTCGACGTCGAAGGCGTTGAGATCGTCGTCATAGGTGGTTGCGCCGAGGCCTCCGCGGCCGAGGTTCCATTCGACACCTGCGGGCAGCCGGTAGGAGAACTCGTCGCTCTCGACGAGGGTGCCGCTTGCTGGCTCCACGCCCGTGCTCTCGCTGGATGGTGAGCCCGATGGGGTGCTGTCCGTGGACGGCGAGGTGGCCGGCGAGTCGCTGGTGCCAGGGTCCGGTCGCTCGGCGCTCTTGCAGCCTGCGAGGAGCAGGCTTGATGTCAGGACCAGAGCGAGTACGAGTCGA includes these proteins:
- a CDS encoding alpha/beta fold hydrolase, producing MDLLPLRSVPGAGLLPGPDQVVAAASNVAHKVLYGGLADLRPMPRTLIDEGTLREVYHYRPAGTVVQKGDPVLLVTPLAAPALCYDLRRGCSLVEHFVTEGRPTYLLEYGEVSFRDRNLGMEHWVDEVLPTAIREVSEHAGGRPVHLIGWSLGGIFSLLTLADEKSGKLPVASLSVVGSPIDVSLVPLLAPLRPLLNMFNGKGPITKGYQMLGGAPKPLVKWAFQLSAFQKMVTKPIALAQHIDDREFLAQVEAVDRFTANMIAYPGRTFGQLYHRFAKGNQLAQGLFELDDRVIDLGKIDVPVLVFGGATDGIAPVPAVRAVVPLLKGSPEVRFEVVPGGHLGMLTGRAARHTTWLAMDEWITEWSTDNQPEAPIGTSRKRRHGSASSRALSK
- a CDS encoding MFS transporter, with product MTDRPPRRVLATLCVTVTVSYGTLYYAFAVLAPTISTDTGWSLTAITAAFSAGSLATGVAGIPAGRAIQAGGPRKVMVAGGCVGAAGLLLVAVAPTYPLFLVAMVVCGTGGAGLFYAPAFAAITHWYGARRVEALTALTLVAGFASTIFAPTTTLLAERTSWRTTYLMLAVLLLVVAVPLHHFALRLAWQPVEAGHHAATDRDVVTSAAFVLVAIGFTLATLAMYASIVAFVPLLIERDLTPGLAAWALGLGGAGQVVGRLAYPALSRTLGLRARVGLMTSALAVTIAVFAVVPGPASLLVLGAVVAGAARGLFTLVGALLVTDLWGPERYATLNGVLGAPVAVATAVGPFVGAGLAEVAGGYPVTFAVLGGIAAVGAVLSVAAVGMVER
- a CDS encoding DMT family transporter; protein product: MTSTPAQAAPETPVVTGPPPWQPIAAIGVTLVLWASAFVAIRHLGREVTPGALSLGRLLIAAIVLSALLARAPRTRFTRNELMLLVGCGVAWFGIYNLALNDSERRIDAATAAMVVQVGPILIALFAALFLGERLTGWLLVGMAIAFGGVVVIGSAMRGEGGSDLDGVLLALLAAATYAIGVVCQKVLLRRLSGLEVTCYACWIGAIVCLPWVGDLGDVIRNGSTDTLLWIAYLGVFPTAIAFSTWAFALRYTDAGKQALTTFLVPAIATVMAWVLLDEVPPALAFAGGALCVVGVLVTRRKPRVAAPIG
- the pdxY gene encoding pyridoxal kinase PdxY codes for the protein MKILSIQSSVAFGHVGNSAAVFPLQRLGHEVWPVFTVHFSNHTGYGAWRGPLLDPADVRDVIAGIDDRGVLGSADAVLSGYQGDPAMGAVILEAVARVKELNPDAIYCCDPVIGDVGRGIFVRPGIPEYLRDEVVPHADVLTPNHFELEFLAGREARTVEDVLAAIDVVRDRGPRDVLVTSVRYDDSETLDVVAVSDAGAWAVTTPVLPIAPNGGGDLTAALYLAHLHASGSPATALGLTTSSVFTVLERTLAAGTRELQLIAAQDAIAAPPERFEVRQLR
- a CDS encoding GMC family oxidoreductase N-terminal domain-containing protein; this encodes MAKRASKNNQRSSEADYVVVGSGSSGAIVAGRLAQSGASVILLEAGKSDDKGLHGYMSKVPGMIGPMHSEPKLEAKFDWGYRSVPQAGLDGRRMPAPRGKVGGGSSSVNGMVYVRGNRANYDSWAAEGNTGWSADDVNKAFKRYEDFEDGEDAYRGSGGPIKITRNKTPQEATLQFIQATSDTLGVKVNDDYNGAEQEGISRMQQNAADGLRYSSTRGYVHHLNPRTLEFQTEVHVEKVVIKDGRATGVEVLDQGKGGGTRRFIRAGKEVILSSGFINSPQLLMLSGVGPADHLASLGIEVIADLPVGDNLHDHLFHPLSFHIPSVTYRGNPWTFAKGTARNLAGRKSFLDNSVFESVGFIRSGLATDVPDIQLHALPWTYPSPNQDEPIRHMPDPRPGLTVFSTLIYPKSRGTIRLASSDPMTAPLIDYGFFSHPDDVEVLAQGTEMIREIMASAAFGGGVKAEIHPGPSIANGKDLRVALKQRSTSVYHGVGTCRMGVDERAVVGPDLKVRGIEGLRVADASIMPSITGGNTNAPCYMIGEMAAEIILGGANW
- a CDS encoding uracil-DNA glycosylase translates to MAADWADALAPVEDRIAEVMRFLDAETAAGKFWAPEPDLIFRAFERPLAEVRVLIVGQDPYPTPGHGIGLCFAVDRSVRPLPPSLKNIYKEMRTDLKAVPPEHGDLTTWSEQGVLLLNRVLTVEQGQRHAHRRQGWEDVTACAIQALARRAEAGAPMVAILWGDPARTLAPLLDPVPVIESAHPSPLSAHKGFFGSRPFSRANQLLAEQGSTPVNWSLPS
- a CDS encoding class III extradiol ring-cleavage dioxygenase, with the translated sequence MSTDTTGRMPALYIGHGAPPLLDDPLWSSQLATWARDLPRPKAILIVSAHWESAPLSLSANHAPLVYDFGGFAPKYYQMTYETPDNSDLAARITAMMPKTEPVHQHASRGLDHGAWVPLKIMYPKADIPVVQMSMPTHDPGRLMEIGRRLQSLRDEGVLIIGSGFLTHGLPFLKSFQIDAQAPGWSKDFDAWAGEAMARGDVDELASYRDKAPGMPYAHPTVEHYSPLFVTLGAATDPTAPGDQVIDGFWMGLSKRSLQIG
- a CDS encoding succinic semialdehyde dehydrogenase, producing MTSSTQAPVRPASVTDELLDRLVARVPGRTGVTWKLTEVYSGEVLVELPQSTPEDIEAAFEEARAAQRLWAQWPVAKRVEVFKRAHTLLVDNAHTTADLIQVESGKNRRMAIEESCDPPMVMSYYIKRAQKLLKPAKHAGPVPIISGSTEVRVPKGVVGIIAPWNFPFATGLSDAIPALIAGNAVVVKPDNKTALSPLFGIALLEEAGLPKGLFQVVCGEGPDIGPTLIDNANYVMFTGSTATGRVIGERAGRNLIGCCLELGGKNPMIVLDDLDEAGVADWVESAIFGCFGNTGQICMHIERIYLPESRYDELRSAFVERARNLVIGATYDFGPEVGSLVSPDHRDRVASHVEDAVAKGAKVLIGGRARPDLGPAFFEPTVLEGVTKDMLAGRTETFGPVVGLYPYRTLDQAIHLANDTDYGLNASVWSGDIARAEAVAARIDSGNVNINDALATAYASKGSPSGGVKSSGVGARHGDQGLLKYTDAKNVAVLKKQVMGARPGQDYNAYVKQMMQSLKIMRKLGR
- a CDS encoding HNH endonuclease, whose amino-acid sequence is MRTCLGCGTSMTKPSQKVYCSVACQRSLERTAKTAEWLATGHARATGQRGHYVRRYLLDAQDGCCEICGIVEEWNGQPLVFVLDHIDGDAANNRRENLRMICPNCDSQLPTFKNRNRGKGRHFRRERYANGQSY